A segment of the Deltaproteobacteria bacterium genome:
AAGAGGTTCGTCGCCGTGTCGAGCGTCGGCGGATCGCCGGGCCGCAGGCGGCGATAGATGTCGATGATCGCCTCTTCCTTGGTGACGGTCTTGTCCGCGAGCAGCGTGTCGCGGATCGCCGAGCCGCTGCCGACCGGATCGAGGTAGAGCAGCTTGAACTCGCGCAGGCCGCGGTTCTTGAAGTCCTCGAGGTGCGCGGCGGTTAGCTCTTCGTTGCACTCGAAGATCACTTCGCCGGTCGCCTCGTCGACCACGTCCACGGGCGAGACGCGCTTCACCGCGTCGTCGCGCAGCAGGTCGTTCAGCTCGACCTGCACCCACTGCATGCCGTCCTCGACCATGCGGCGCACGGCGGCCTGCGTGAACTTCTTGTCCTTGCGCGCGAGCACGCGCCCGTCCGAAGACTTCACCTCGCGAGTGCAGCGCTGTCCGATCAAGAGCTCCGGGTCGACCTTCTTGAGGATCTGCTTCCCGTCGATCTTGATCGTTTCGGGCTTGTAGAAGAAGCCGAGCAGGTCCTCTTCCGTGTAGCCGAGCGCCTTCAGCAGCACGGTCACGAGGATCTTGCGGCGGCGGTCGATGCGCGCGTAGACGAGATCCTTGTGGTCGAACTCGAGATCGAGCCACGAGCCGCGGTAGGGAATGATGCGGCACGAGTAGATCTTCTTGCCGACGGCGCTGACCGTCGCGCTCGTCGTGGTGTCGTAGAAAATGCCGGGCGAGCGGTGGAGCTGGCTGACGATCACGCGCTCGGTGCCGTTCACGATGAAGGTGCCGTTGTCGGTCATGATCGGGATTTCCCCGAAGTAGACCTCCTGCTCCTTCACGTCGCGGATCGTCTGCGAGCCCTCGGCGTCGTCCCACGCCACGAGCCGCACGGTCACCTTGAACGGCGCGGCGTACGTCATGCCGCGCTGCAGGCACTCCTGCACGTCGTACTTCGGCGCTTCGAGCGTGTAGCCCACGAACTCCAGCGACGCGGTGTCGTTGAAGTCGCGAATCGGGAACACGGACTGGAACACCGCCTGAAGGCCGGTGCGCTCACGCTTCTCAGGGTCGATGCGCGTCTGGAGGAAGCGCTCGAACGATTCCTTCTGGATCTCGATCAGGTTCGGGATGTCGAGGATCCGCGGGATCTTGGAAAAATCCTTGCGGAGGCGAGGCGCGATCTCGGAGAAGTGCATGTGGGCCACTGGACGTGATCCCTCCCGGAGTGGGTTTTCCGACTCGAAACGCAGGCACGCGCGAGCTCACGCCCGCGCTGCGTTTGCGCGCCAACCAGAAACGGCAATGCGCTGCGCGGCGCGCTTGTCAGGCAGCGACCGCGCCGAGCGCATTACTTGATGTCGACCTGGCCGCCCTGCTCTTCGATCTGCTTCTTGATCTTGGCGGCCTCGTCCTTGGAAACGCCTTCCTTGAGGGGCTTGGGCGCGCCTTCGACGAGATCCTTCGCTTCCTTCAGCCCGAGACCGGTGATCGCGCGGACTTCCTTGATCACCTGGATCTTCTTGTCGCCGCCGGAGAGGAGGACCACGTCGAACTCGGTCTTCTCCTCGGCCGGAGCCGCGGCGGCACCCGCGCCACCCGCGCCCGGGATCGCCGCGATGGCGACCGGAGCAGCGGCGGACACGCCCCACTTCTCTTCGAGGAGCTTCGCGAGCTGCGCCGCCTCCATGACGGTAAGGGTCGAGAGCTGATCAGCGATTGCGTTGATGTCGGCCATGGGAACTGGACTCCACTTTCTCTTGGCGGTGCTGGCGGACCTTTGGGGTCCTCCCGCCGGTTGCGAAACATCGCCGGCCGGCGCCGGCAAAACCTGATGACTCGCGAGCGGCTACGCGCCGCCCGCCTCTTCGAGCTTCTTGCTGCGCGCCGAGGCGAGGCGAGCGATCTGCCCGCCGGGCGCCTGCAGCACGCCGAGAATCTTCTGCGCCGGCGCCTGCAGCAGCCCGATCAGCTGCGCGCGCAGCGTGTCGA
Coding sequences within it:
- the rplL gene encoding 50S ribosomal protein L7/L12, yielding MADINAIADQLSTLTVMEAAQLAKLLEEKWGVSAAAPVAIAAIPGAGGAGAAAAPAEEKTEFDVVLLSGGDKKIQVIKEVRAITGLGLKEAKDLVEGAPKPLKEGVSKDEAAKIKKQIEEQGGQVDIK